The Christiangramia flava JLT2011 region AAAAGCATAGGGATAATTATACCCGTCATAGCCCACCACATCAAACGGGTGAGTGGCATACACCATATCGAATATCTTACCCTGTTTTTTGATCTTTATCAGGAATTCACCACGCTCATCGTTCGTTTCGAGCTCGTAAGGCTGCCGCAGGTCGCGCTCACAGAATGGCGAGTGCTCCAACAACTGCCCAAACCAGTTTCGGTATTTCTTAGGAGTGTAAATAGGCCTTCTGGATTCCACGATAAAAAGCCTGTTATCTTCATCATCAAAATCGATCTTGTAGATCGTTCCCCGCGGAATCAACAGGTAATCCCCGTATTTAAAATCCAGGTTTCCCAGGTGCGTGCGCAACTTTCCGGAGCCTTTATGAATGAACAAGAGCTCATCTGAATCAGCATTTTTGTAAAAATAGTCCTGGCTCAGGTCTTGCGGCGCTGCCAGAATGATGTCCACATCAGAATTTGTTAAAACGGCTTTCCGACTTTTTAAATAATCTGGATGCGGCGTGATCTGGAAACCTTTGAAACGGTATGATTTGATATTGTTATCTACAGCCACTTTCGGTTTTACATCATAACTGCCTCGCACTTCCTTCACCTGCGTGGGGCGATGTTCGTGGTAGAGGTTGGAAGACATTCCGTCGAAACCAATCGTTCCGAAAAGCTGTTCGTAATAAAGATCACCATTTGGTTTTCTGAAAATCGTATGTCGCTTGTGAGGAATCTTACCCAGTTTATGATAAAATGGCATAGCTAAAATTTTTGTGAGTTTCGAATTTTATGAAATTCTGAAATATTTAAGCGATTTCAGGAATAAATTTCGATTTCTACAAATATCATGAATTTCTAAGGAAATATTCTTAAAACAAGACTAAAAACCTGAAGCAGTATTCTAAAACCAGAATCCAAGGCTGAAGAACCAGTAACTCTCTCGAATTTCAGGAGAATAAGTGTATTTCACTTCCATTGGCCCCAGGAAAGTCTCCAGGCCATAACCCAGCGCATAACCGGTGTAATCTGGTAAGGAAAGCCAGTTTCCGGTCTTATACAGGCCGTCTTCCACGTTGGCGATATTCATCCCGGCAATGACATGATTCTTTTTAAAGGGCTGGTAATCCAGCTCCAGCATGGCTTTGATATACGAATCAGCCGATAGACTCGCGAAATCATAGCCGAAAAATGGTTTCATATTATTGATAAAATCATTCCCGTAGCCGCCCAGGATGAAATCGAAGATTTCGGTACCGTCATTTCCTATTTTGAAACCGGTTTCAGTGGAAAGCCTGGTCGTGAAATTCCGAAAAGGCGTGGCCGCATAGCCCAGCGCGCCTTTGGCGATGGAAAATTCAGAAAATGTATTATTGAAATCTGAAGAATAGAGGTACAAATGGAAATCCCCCTGAAAACTGAAGCCCCTGCGAGGGAAATATTTGTTATCGTAGGAATCAAATTTGGTGTAACCGAAAACACTTCCGTAGTGGCTGTTTTCGAAAATGAGCTCCGGCCGGTTATTTTCCGGGTCTCCAATCGTGGTGCTTCTAAGTTTGATGTATTTGTGCTCGATTCCCGCACCGATCGAAAAAACCTGTTTGAATAAGGTTTCCAGATACAACTGGTTCGTGAAATCCTTAAAATTCATCTGCAGTTCGCGCACGCCAAATTCATCGGCAACCTCAGCGAAGAAGCGGTTCAGGTCCAGATCGGTCTCAAAAGTATTGTAGCGCGAATTGATTCCCACGCTCCAGTAATAACCCTTATCGAGATAATAATTGAAGTTATACCGAAGATTGTCACCCACAATCAGGTCCAGCGAAGCCACATCATTGGTAAACAACAAACTTTTGCGGGTGAGATTGATGAGCGCGGCGCTTCGATACAGCTCGTCGTAATGCAGCGCCAGGCGAAGCAGCATCTTATTTTCGCTTTCCTGCATCTGCATCGCCAGCCAGTAATTGCCATTTTCATCCTGCGGAATCAACCGGTAATTGATGCGGTCAAAATTGCCCGTAGCCGAAAGGTTGTTCAGGCCAATGCTCAGGTCTTCGAAATTGTAGGGCTTATCATAATTCAGCTTCAACTTTCCCTGCACGTACGAACGCGGGTAGGTGTTGTTTCCTTCCAGCGTAAGCCCGGAAATATTAAAATCGTCCACTTTCGGAACGTGATCCCGGGTTAGTGTATCTCCAGGTCGTTTCTTCGGGAGTTCCCTGATGAGATCCAGCTTCTTTTCAGCAGCCACTCGACCTGAATCGATGATCGCATTGCCCATTTCAAAAGACAATACCGAAAAGTTCGTGATGTCGGGTTTAATGTAAATGCTCGTAAGCGGCTTTTTATTCCGCATATCCTGAATTCTTCGGAAGTTGCTGATCTGGTTCATAATCTCGATAACCGATTTCAGCTTTTTCTGATCCACCAGGCTATCCTGCACGTCTACCCCAATGATCACATCGGCGCCGCGCTTTCTCATTTCCTCCACCGGAAAATTATTGGAAACACCGCCATCTGTGAGCAGTTTATCATCCATTTTGATCGGGCTTAGCAAGCTGGGAATAGCACCCGATGCCGAAATTGCCTTTGCCAGCGAACCTTTATCCAGGATCACCTCTTCGCCGGTTTCCACGTTGGTGGCGACACAAAAGAAAGGAATAGAGAGCTCGTTGAAATCGTTCACATCGCTCACATGCAGCGTAAGCCGCGACATCAGGTTATAAATATTCTGCCCCTTGGAAAGGCCGGTGGGAAAGGAAATGGTAAAATTATCGAAAGGCAGGGTGATGGCGTATTTTTCAGCGTCTTCCTTTTCATAAAAAGTCTTGGCGTTACGCGGCAGGTCGTCCTGGATGAGAATGTCAAAATTCGTCTGGTTGAAAATGGAATCCAGCTCCTTTGCCGAGTAGCCTGCGGCATACAACCCGCCCACGATGGCCCCCATACTGGTCCCACCGATATAATCTATCTGCACTCCTTCTTCTTCCAGTATTTCCAGCACCCCAATGTGTGCGAGGCCTTTTGCGCCACCACCGCTGAGCACCAGCCCTACTTTAGGCCGGTTTTCCTGAGCCATTCCCTGCAACAGGTAGAAACTGAAAAGAAGTGCGAGAATTTTACGCATTTTCCTTGTGATAAAAATTATAGACGATCCCAGCGCGGGAAGCCCCAACCACTTCAGCCAGATCTTTTTCCGAAGCTTCCTTCACCCGTTTGAGCGACCTGAAATGCTTCAGTAGTTCCACTACGGTTTTTTCCCCGATCCCGGGAATCGATTCCAGTTCGGTATTCAAGGCGGTCTTGCTGCGCTTGCTTCGGTGGAAGGTGATCCCGAAACGGTGCGCCTCATTCCGCAGCTGCTGGATGATCTTCAGAGTTTCTGATTTTTTGTCCAGGTACAGCGGAATGGGATCTTCCGGGTAAAAAATCTCCTCGAGTCGTTTTGCGATCCCGATAATGGCGATCTTTCCGCGTAATCCTAAAGTCTCTAGGGCCTTGACTCCACTGGAAAGCTGACCTTTCCCCCCATCCACGATAATCAGCTGCGGCAGGTCGCCATCTTCATTCAGCAATCTTCGGTAGCGCCTGAAAACGACCTCTTCCATTGATGCAAAATCATTTGGACCTTCCACCGTCTTGATATTAAATTTACGATAATCCTTTTTACTGGGTTTTCCATCCTTAAAAACGACGCAGGCCGCCACGGGGTTGGTTCCCTGGATGTTCGAGTTATCAAAACACTCTATATGACGGGGCTCTTTGCTCAGCCGCAGGTCTTCCTTCATCTGCGCCATCACACGATTTACATGCCGGTCTGGATCAACGATCTTCATTTGCTTAAAGCGTTCCTGGCGGTAGTATTTGGCATTTCTTTCGGAAAGTTCCACGATCTTTCGCTTATCTCCCAATTTGGGAACCGTGACCTTGATCTCTTCGCCGGCATCGACCTTGAAGGGAACAAAGATCTCTTTGGAATTGGAATTGAAACGCTGCCGGATCTCGGTAATGGCCAGCTCCAGCAATTCCTCATCGCTTTCATCCAGCTTTTTCTTCATTTCGATGGTATGGGAACGAATGATCGATCCATGTGAAAGCTGAAGGAAATTCACATAGCCATAACCTTCATCTGAAACCACCGAGAAAACATCCACGTTATTGATCTTGGGGTTTACCACAGTTGATTTGGACTGGTAATTCTCCAGGACATCGATCTTGTCTTTGATGCGCTGTGCCTCCTCGAATTCCATATTTTCGGCATGTGTTTTCATCTGCTCCCGGAACTGCTGCAGGGAATCTTTGAAATTTCCTTTTACGATCTGCCTGATCGCTTCAATATTCCGGTTGTATTCTTCCTCAGGCTGAAAACCTTCGCAGGGCCCTTCACAATTTCCGAGGTGATATTCAAGGCAAACCTTGTATTTGCCATCCCGGATCTTATCTTCTGCCAGGTCATAATTACAGGTTCGCAGTTTGTAGAGACCTTTGATGAGGTCCAGTAAGGTGTTCACTGTTTTAAAACTGGTGAAAGGACCGTAGTATTCGCTACCGTCGCGAATGAGTCGGCGGGTAGGGAAAACCCGGGGAAATCGCTCATTTTTAATGCATATCCACGGATAGGTCTTGTCATCCTTCAGCATGACGTTGAACCGTGGCTGATGTTTCTTGATCAGGTTATTCTCGAGCAGTAATGCATCGGTTTCCGAAGCCACCACAATATGCCTGATCTCCCTGATCTTCTTCACCATCACACCTATACGGTGACTGTCGTGTTTCTTGGTAAAATAAGAGGTCACGCGTTTTTTCAGGTTTTTCGCCTTTCCCACGTAGAGTATCTTCCCGTTCTTATCGAAATACTGGTAGACCCCGGGACCGTTGGGCAAGGTTTTTAACTGAACTTCCAGAGCAGGCTTTTCCATTAACCCAAATTTAAAATTTTAATAGCAGCCACAGGAATAATTTCAGACTATAAACCCTAAAAAATTCAAAAGATTTTCCAATCATTTAAAATTTTACCAAATCTTTGCATCTGCCGGCAAAGCCCAAAAATTTATGGCATTTTAGTATATTGCACTATGGAGAAGCTCGTTATTGGCAGGTTTGACAAAGCTGACTTCCCTGCTCTGAATCTAAACGATATCGCTGTGAAGATCGATACCGGAGCATACACTTCCTCAATACATTGCGAGAATATTGAAGAAAAAGGAAACGAATTGCATTGCACCTTCTTTGATGAAGAACATCCCCATTACAACGGGAAGCATTTTGTTTTTACTGATTTTGACACTGCCTTTGTGAGAAGCAGTAACGGGATTATCCAGAAAAGATACCAGATCCAGTCTAATATCAGGCTGTTCGGTAAAAAATATAAAATCTCACTAACCCTTTCAGACCGCCAGGAAATGAGATATCCTGTCCTGATTGGCAGAAAATTTTTAACCAAAAAATTCATCGTAGACACGGAACTTACCGATGTGTCTTTCAAGAAGAAATTAAATGAAGATTCGAATTCTATCACGAAATAGCCGCCTGTATTCTACCAAAAGACTGGTCGAGGCCGCCAGGAAAAGAAATCATGACGTAGAGGTGATCGATCCTACCAAGTGTGACCTCGTTATTGAAAAAAGAAAACCTTCCATTTATTATAAAAATCAGTTTCTGGATGATACCGATGCCGTAATTCCAAGAATCGGGGCGTCCATCACATTCTACGGAACGGCCGTGGTACGCCAATTCGAAATGATGGGAACCTTCACGACTACTGAATCTCAGGCGCTGGTGAGAAGCCGGGACAAACTCAGAAGTCTGCAGATATTATCACGCGCAAGACTGGGTCTTCCGAAGACTATTTTCACTAATTATTCCAAAGATGTGACCAAGATCATCGATCATGTTGGCGGAGCACCGGTCATTATCAAATTACTCGAAGGAACACAGGGTCTTGGCGTTGTTTTGGCCGAAACTCAAAGTGCAGCAGAATCGGTTATCGAAGCTTTTAACGGTTTACAGGCCCGTGTGATCGTACAGGAGTTCATCAAAGAAGCCGGCGGAGCCGATATTCGGGCGTTCGTCGTTGACGGGCAGGTGGTTGGCGCCATGAAAAGACAGGGAAAAGAAGGGGAATTCCGCTCCAACCTTCACCGAGGAGGAACCGCTGAAGTGATCCAGTTAAGTGATGAGGAAGAAAACGCTGCCATTAAAGCTGCAAAAGCTATGGCTCTTGGAGTTGCCGGTGTGGATATGCTTCAGAGTAGTCGCGGACCGCTGATCCTGGAGGTAAACAGTTCTCCTGGACTGGAAGGAATTGAACAGGCAACCGGGAAAGACATCGCCAAATCTATTATCAGATATATTGAACGAAACATGTAGCCTATGCCCAAAATAGACAAGAACAATGTTCTTGAGATCCTGGGTGAAAAAGTGATGCCCGGAAAAGGAGCCACCATTAACTTCAATATGGCCAAGCTCTACACCACTACATCTGTAGAGGTCCCCGTCATCATCGAGCGTTCTAAAAAACCCGGCCCCGTAGTGCTTTTAACAGCCGGCATCCACGGCGATGAGATCAACGGTGTAGAGATCATCAGGCAAATTATTTCAAAAGGCATTAATAAACCACGTATTGGGACCATCATTTGTATTCCCATTGTAAATATTTTCGGCTTCCTGAATATGACCCGGGAATTCCCGGACGGTCGTGACCTGAACCGCGTATTTCCTGGTACCAAACACGGCTCCCTGGCCAGTAGATTCGCTTACCAGTTCGTAAAGAAAATCCTGCCTATCGCCGATTTCTGCCTGGATTTCCATACTGGCGGGGCAGCAAGGTTCAACGCTCCGCAAATCAGGGTCAAGAAAGGTGACGAACAAAGCCTGAAATACGCCAGAATCTTCAATGCACCATTTACCATCCATTCCAAAACAATTACAAAATCCTACCGCGAAACCTGCTCCAAACTGGGAATTCCCGTTCTCCTTTTTGAAGGTGGAAAATCCCAGGACAGCAATAAAGAGGTGGCAAAAGTTGGAGTGGAAGGCGCGATGCGAATTCTGAGCCACCTGGATATGCTGAGCAACAAATTCGACTATCCGGATGTGCACCAGGAAACCGTGGTGATCGAGCACACGACCTGGATGCGCGCCAAATACAGTGGTCTCCTGCATATTAAAATTCCCTGTGGAAAACACGTCGAAAAAGGAGAATATATCGCTACCATTACCGATCCCTACGGAAAATTTCGACACAAGATCAAAGCGGGAAATTCCGGCTATATCATCAATGTGAACGAATCTCCTATCGTGTACCAGGGAGATGCGATTTTCCATATCAGCTTACCGGCTAAAACAGAAGAGGCGCATGACGAAGACTGAAATCCGCAAGCAGTATAAAGCCCTTCGGCTGAAATTATCTTCCGAAGAAATTGAAGAATATAGCCTCGAAATTGCCAATAAGGCCCTGGAACTTCCTATCTGGAATGCCGAATTTTACCATCTTTTTCTGAGTATTGCCGAACAAAAAGAGGTTGATACCGAATTTTTACTGCATATTATCCAGGGGAAAGACAAACACGTAGTGATCCCGAAGTCGGAACCTAAAACCGGCGGAATGGTCAATTATTTGCTTACAGATCAAACTAAAATCAAAAAAAACCGGTGGAATATTCCGGAACCGCAGGATGGCATCGAAATTTCACATGATAAGATAGAAGTTGTATTCATCCCTTTGCTGGCATTCGATGAAAATGGTCACCGCGTAGGCTATGGAAAGGGATTTTATGATCGTTTTTTAGCCAAATGCCGGCCAGACGTACTCAAAATTGGGCTTTCCTTTTTC contains the following coding sequences:
- the uvrC gene encoding excinuclease ABC subunit UvrC, producing the protein MEKPALEVQLKTLPNGPGVYQYFDKNGKILYVGKAKNLKKRVTSYFTKKHDSHRIGVMVKKIREIRHIVVASETDALLLENNLIKKHQPRFNVMLKDDKTYPWICIKNERFPRVFPTRRLIRDGSEYYGPFTSFKTVNTLLDLIKGLYKLRTCNYDLAEDKIRDGKYKVCLEYHLGNCEGPCEGFQPEEEYNRNIEAIRQIVKGNFKDSLQQFREQMKTHAENMEFEEAQRIKDKIDVLENYQSKSTVVNPKINNVDVFSVVSDEGYGYVNFLQLSHGSIIRSHTIEMKKKLDESDEELLELAITEIRQRFNSNSKEIFVPFKVDAGEEIKVTVPKLGDKRKIVELSERNAKYYRQERFKQMKIVDPDRHVNRVMAQMKEDLRLSKEPRHIECFDNSNIQGTNPVAACVVFKDGKPSKKDYRKFNIKTVEGPNDFASMEEVVFRRYRRLLNEDGDLPQLIIVDGGKGQLSSGVKALETLGLRGKIAIIGIAKRLEEIFYPEDPIPLYLDKKSETLKIIQQLRNEAHRFGITFHRSKRSKTALNTELESIPGIGEKTVVELLKHFRSLKRVKEASEKDLAEVVGASRAGIVYNFYHKENA
- a CDS encoding succinylglutamate desuccinylase/aspartoacylase family protein — its product is MPKIDKNNVLEILGEKVMPGKGATINFNMAKLYTTTSVEVPVIIERSKKPGPVVLLTAGIHGDEINGVEIIRQIISKGINKPRIGTIICIPIVNIFGFLNMTREFPDGRDLNRVFPGTKHGSLASRFAYQFVKKILPIADFCLDFHTGGAARFNAPQIRVKKGDEQSLKYARIFNAPFTIHSKTITKSYRETCSKLGIPVLLFEGGKSQDSNKEVAKVGVEGAMRILSHLDMLSNKFDYPDVHQETVVIEHTTWMRAKYSGLLHIKIPCGKHVEKGEYIATITDPYGKFRHKIKAGNSGYIINVNESPIVYQGDAIFHISLPAKTEEAHDED
- a CDS encoding homogentisate 1,2-dioxygenase — translated: MPFYHKLGKIPHKRHTIFRKPNGDLYYEQLFGTIGFDGMSSNLYHEHRPTQVKEVRGSYDVKPKVAVDNNIKSYRFKGFQITPHPDYLKSRKAVLTNSDVDIILAAPQDLSQDYFYKNADSDELLFIHKGSGKLRTHLGNLDFKYGDYLLIPRGTIYKIDFDDEDNRLFIVESRRPIYTPKKYRNWFGQLLEHSPFCERDLRQPYELETNDERGEFLIKIKKQGKIFDMVYATHPFDVVGYDGYNYPYAFSIHDFEPITGRIHQPPPVHQTFETDAFVVCSFCPRKYDYHPEAIPAPYSHSNIDSDEVLYYVDGDFMSRNDIEAGHISLHPAGIPHGPHPGAVERSIGQTETEELAVMVDTFKPLKLTEDAMEIADDTYHKSWLDKEDH
- the rimK gene encoding 30S ribosomal protein S6--L-glutamate ligase produces the protein MKIRILSRNSRLYSTKRLVEAARKRNHDVEVIDPTKCDLVIEKRKPSIYYKNQFLDDTDAVIPRIGASITFYGTAVVRQFEMMGTFTTTESQALVRSRDKLRSLQILSRARLGLPKTIFTNYSKDVTKIIDHVGGAPVIIKLLEGTQGLGVVLAETQSAAESVIEAFNGLQARVIVQEFIKEAGGADIRAFVVDGQVVGAMKRQGKEGEFRSNLHRGGTAEVIQLSDEEENAAIKAAKAMALGVAGVDMLQSSRGPLILEVNSSPGLEGIEQATGKDIAKSIIRYIERNM
- a CDS encoding 5-formyltetrahydrofolate cyclo-ligase — translated: MTKTEIRKQYKALRLKLSSEEIEEYSLEIANKALELPIWNAEFYHLFLSIAEQKEVDTEFLLHIIQGKDKHVVIPKSEPKTGGMVNYLLTDQTKIKKNRWNIPEPQDGIEISHDKIEVVFIPLLAFDENGHRVGYGKGFYDRFLAKCRPDVLKIGLSFFEAVPEIRDVFSSDIPLNYCITPSKTYKFSN
- a CDS encoding patatin-like phospholipase family protein, which encodes MRKILALLFSFYLLQGMAQENRPKVGLVLSGGGAKGLAHIGVLEILEEEGVQIDYIGGTSMGAIVGGLYAAGYSAKELDSIFNQTNFDILIQDDLPRNAKTFYEKEDAEKYAITLPFDNFTISFPTGLSKGQNIYNLMSRLTLHVSDVNDFNELSIPFFCVATNVETGEEVILDKGSLAKAISASGAIPSLLSPIKMDDKLLTDGGVSNNFPVEEMRKRGADVIIGVDVQDSLVDQKKLKSVIEIMNQISNFRRIQDMRNKKPLTSIYIKPDITNFSVLSFEMGNAIIDSGRVAAEKKLDLIRELPKKRPGDTLTRDHVPKVDDFNISGLTLEGNNTYPRSYVQGKLKLNYDKPYNFEDLSIGLNNLSATGNFDRINYRLIPQDENGNYWLAMQMQESENKMLLRLALHYDELYRSAALINLTRKSLLFTNDVASLDLIVGDNLRYNFNYYLDKGYYWSVGINSRYNTFETDLDLNRFFAEVADEFGVRELQMNFKDFTNQLYLETLFKQVFSIGAGIEHKYIKLRSTTIGDPENNRPELIFENSHYGSVFGYTKFDSYDNKYFPRRGFSFQGDFHLYLYSSDFNNTFSEFSIAKGALGYAATPFRNFTTRLSTETGFKIGNDGTEIFDFILGGYGNDFINNMKPFFGYDFASLSADSYIKAMLELDYQPFKKNHVIAGMNIANVEDGLYKTGNWLSLPDYTGYALGYGLETFLGPMEVKYTYSPEIRESYWFFSLGFWF
- a CDS encoding ATP-dependent zinc protease gives rise to the protein MEKLVIGRFDKADFPALNLNDIAVKIDTGAYTSSIHCENIEEKGNELHCTFFDEEHPHYNGKHFVFTDFDTAFVRSSNGIIQKRYQIQSNIRLFGKKYKISLTLSDRQEMRYPVLIGRKFLTKKFIVDTELTDVSFKKKLNEDSNSITK